The following coding sequences lie in one Lentilactobacillus sp. SPB1-3 genomic window:
- the gatA gene encoding Asp-tRNA(Asn)/Glu-tRNA(Gln) amidotransferase subunit GatA — protein sequence MNYFDQSLSSIHEKLVNKEITSEELTKQTLANIADVDKDINAFINVDEEGAVKHAQAVDEAGIDADNLLSGMPIALKDNLVTKGFTTTAASKMLADFKPIYNATVVDKLANLNAINVGKTNMDEFAMGGSTENSAFKITHNPWDTTKVPGGSSGGSAAAVAAGEVIAALGSDTGGSIRQPASFNGVVGMKPTYGRVSRWGLIAFGSSLDQIGPITRNVEDNATLLNAIAGHDEHDMTSSDKEVPDFTANLNAGVKGMKIGIPSEFMAAGIDDAVKQTVLDAAETYKKLGATVEEVSLPNTEYGVAAYYIISSSEASSNLQRFDGIRYGYRAEGVKNLEDLYVKSRSEGFGDEVKRRIMLGTFSLSAGFYDAYFKKAAQVRTLMINDFTNVFKDYDLILAPTAPTPAYGIGEDVSDPMTMYMNDVLTLPVNLAGLPGMSIPAGFADGLPVGVQLIGKPFDEATIYQAGNAFEQATDFHKQTPKMGGNN from the coding sequence ATGAATTATTTTGACCAATCATTAAGCTCAATTCATGAAAAATTAGTTAACAAAGAAATTACTTCTGAAGAATTAACTAAACAAACCCTCGCTAACATTGCTGATGTTGATAAGGATATCAATGCTTTTATCAATGTTGATGAAGAGGGTGCTGTAAAGCATGCTCAAGCAGTTGATGAGGCTGGTATCGATGCTGATAATTTGTTGTCAGGGATGCCAATTGCATTAAAGGATAATTTGGTTACCAAGGGATTTACAACTACAGCTGCATCAAAAATGTTAGCTGACTTCAAGCCAATTTATAATGCCACTGTTGTCGACAAATTGGCTAACCTAAATGCAATCAATGTTGGTAAAACCAACATGGATGAATTTGCAATGGGTGGCTCAACTGAAAATTCTGCCTTTAAAATTACTCATAACCCATGGGATACTACTAAAGTTCCAGGTGGTTCATCAGGTGGTTCTGCTGCTGCAGTTGCTGCTGGTGAAGTTATCGCTGCTTTGGGATCAGATACTGGTGGTTCAATTCGTCAACCTGCATCATTTAATGGTGTCGTTGGGATGAAGCCAACATATGGCCGTGTTTCTCGTTGGGGACTGATTGCCTTTGGTTCATCATTGGATCAAATCGGACCAATTACTAGAAATGTTGAAGATAACGCAACGTTATTAAATGCCATTGCTGGCCATGACGAACATGATATGACTAGTTCTGATAAGGAAGTTCCTGATTTCACAGCTAATTTAAATGCTGGTGTTAAGGGAATGAAGATTGGAATTCCAAGTGAATTCATGGCTGCTGGAATTGATGATGCTGTTAAGCAAACAGTTCTAGATGCTGCTGAAACCTACAAAAAATTAGGTGCTACTGTAGAAGAGGTATCATTACCAAATACCGAATATGGAGTGGCAGCTTATTACATCATCTCATCATCAGAAGCTTCATCTAACTTACAACGTTTTGACGGTATCCGTTATGGTTATCGTGCTGAAGGTGTTAAGAATCTTGAAGATTTGTATGTTAAGTCTCGTTCAGAAGGATTTGGTGATGAAGTTAAGAGAAGAATTATGCTGGGAACATTTTCACTTTCAGCTGGTTTTTATGATGCATACTTCAAGAAGGCTGCTCAAGTTAGAACGTTAATGATCAACGACTTTACCAATGTCTTTAAAGATTACGACCTAATTTTGGCACCAACTGCTCCAACACCTGCATACGGAATTGGTGAAGACGTGAGTGACCCAATGACTATGTACATGAACGATGTATTGACATTACCAGTTAACCTTGCCGGCCTTCCAGGAATGTCAATTCCCGCTGGCTTTGCTGATGGTCTTCCTGTTGGTGTGCAATTGATTGGTAAACCTTTTGATGAAGCAACCATTTATCAAGCTGGTAACGCTTTTGAACAAGCTACTGATTTTCATAAACAAACACCAAAGATGGGAGGAAATAACTAA
- the gatB gene encoding Asp-tRNA(Asn)/Glu-tRNA(Gln) amidotransferase subunit GatB, with protein MNFETTIGLEVHVELKTNSKIFSPSPVEFGDDPNSNTNVIDWGYPGVLPSTNKGVVESGIKAALALHADIERHPHFDRKNYFYPDNPKAYQITESETPLGHDGYVEIEVDGKKKRIGIQELHIEEDAGKNTHSNQYSYVDLNRQGTPLVEIVSKPDIASPDEAYAYLEELRQVIQFTGVSDVKMEEGSMRVDVNISIRPVGQKEYGTKTELKNLNSFNYVRKGLAYEEQRQQRLLMSGEVIQPETRRFDETTGQTILMRVKEGADDYRYFPEPDLPALDISQSWIDSIEKDLPEAPKKRRDRYVNELGITDYDAMVLTQTKEMSDFFDEMVSRGADPKLSANYLQGDVNAFLNDNHVDLQKTDITAENLATMVKLITDGTISSKMAKKVFKAVSEGKEPKAFVEEKGMVQLSDPAQIQPIVDEVLADNPQSVEDFHNGKDRAIGFLVGQIMKKTQGKANPSVVNKLLIASMNK; from the coding sequence ATGAATTTTGAAACAACAATTGGACTTGAAGTCCACGTGGAGTTAAAAACTAACTCGAAAATTTTTAGTCCATCTCCCGTTGAATTCGGTGATGATCCTAACTCAAATACCAACGTTATTGATTGGGGTTATCCTGGTGTCTTACCTTCAACTAACAAAGGAGTCGTTGAATCAGGAATTAAAGCTGCTTTAGCTTTACATGCTGATATCGAACGCCACCCACATTTTGACCGAAAAAACTATTTCTATCCTGATAACCCAAAAGCTTATCAAATCACTGAATCTGAAACCCCTCTAGGACATGATGGTTATGTTGAAATCGAGGTAGATGGTAAGAAGAAGCGTATTGGTATTCAAGAACTTCATATTGAAGAAGATGCTGGTAAGAATACCCACAGCAATCAATATTCTTATGTTGACTTAAACCGTCAAGGAACACCATTGGTCGAAATTGTTTCTAAACCAGATATCGCCTCACCAGATGAAGCATATGCTTACTTAGAAGAACTTCGTCAGGTTATCCAATTTACTGGTGTTTCTGATGTTAAGATGGAAGAAGGATCAATGCGTGTGGACGTTAATATTTCAATTCGTCCAGTTGGTCAAAAGGAATACGGAACCAAGACTGAGCTTAAGAACTTAAACTCATTCAATTATGTTCGTAAAGGTTTAGCTTATGAGGAGCAACGCCAACAACGATTGTTGATGTCTGGGGAAGTAATTCAACCAGAAACTCGTCGTTTTGATGAAACTACTGGTCAAACAATCTTAATGCGGGTCAAGGAAGGCGCCGATGATTATCGTTACTTCCCAGAACCTGATCTACCAGCATTGGATATTTCTCAGTCATGGATTGATTCTATCGAAAAGGATCTTCCAGAAGCACCTAAAAAACGTCGTGATCGCTATGTAAATGAATTAGGAATCACTGATTATGATGCAATGGTGCTGACTCAGACTAAGGAAATGTCTGATTTCTTTGACGAAATGGTATCTCGTGGAGCTGATCCTAAATTATCAGCTAACTACCTACAAGGTGACGTTAATGCGTTCTTGAATGATAACCACGTTGATTTACAAAAAACAGACATTACTGCTGAAAACTTAGCAACAATGGTTAAATTAATCACTGATGGAACTATTTCATCTAAGATGGCTAAAAAAGTCTTCAAAGCCGTTTCTGAAGGTAAAGAACCTAAGGCGTTTGTTGAAGAAAAGGGTATGGTGCAACTTTCTGACCCTGCTCAAATTCAACCGATCGTGGATGAAGTTCTTGCAGATAATCCTCAATCAGTTGAAGATTTCCATAATGGTAAGGATCGAGCAATCGGTTTCTTAGTTGGCCAAATTATGAAGAAGACACAAGGAAAAGCAAATCCATCAGTAGTTAACAAGTTATTAATTGCATCAATGAATAAATAG
- a CDS encoding diacylglycerol kinase yields MRKRARVIYNPTSGRELLKQKLVDILNVFEQAGYETSAFATTPEHDSAKNEASRAGQEGFDLVVAAGGDGTINEVVNGLAPLKKRPKMAIIPAGTTNDYARALHIPREDPVEAAKVVLKKQMIRMDVGKADENYFINIAAGGLLTELTYDVPSDLKTLFGYLAYLVRGAELLPRIRPIEMDIKYDDGEFKGKASMFFLALTNSVGGFEQIVPDAALDDGKFTLIIVKTSNLVEIMHLAAKVINGGKHINDPRIIYKKTKKVVAKPVKNRMQINLDGEYGGDAPMKFVNLKQHIEMFANLDDMPNKAYTDDSEELINLEKTFIENVDKLPDNDTDVNN; encoded by the coding sequence ATGCGTAAACGTGCCAGAGTAATTTATAACCCAACATCTGGAAGGGAATTATTAAAGCAAAAGCTAGTTGATATTCTGAATGTTTTTGAGCAAGCAGGATACGAAACTAGTGCTTTTGCAACAACCCCAGAGCATGATTCAGCTAAGAATGAAGCTAGTCGAGCTGGACAAGAAGGATTTGATTTAGTTGTTGCTGCCGGTGGTGATGGTACAATCAACGAAGTCGTCAATGGACTAGCGCCATTAAAAAAACGACCAAAGATGGCCATTATCCCAGCGGGAACAACCAATGATTACGCTAGAGCGTTGCATATTCCCCGTGAAGATCCTGTTGAGGCAGCTAAGGTTGTCTTAAAAAAACAAATGATTCGTATGGACGTTGGTAAAGCTGATGAAAATTACTTTATCAATATTGCAGCTGGTGGTTTATTAACTGAGCTGACATATGATGTTCCTTCGGATTTGAAAACATTATTTGGCTACCTAGCTTATTTAGTTAGAGGTGCTGAACTATTACCCAGAATTCGACCAATCGAGATGGACATTAAGTATGATGATGGTGAATTTAAGGGTAAGGCTTCAATGTTCTTCTTGGCATTAACTAATTCAGTGGGTGGTTTTGAACAAATTGTTCCTGATGCTGCTCTAGATGATGGTAAGTTTACATTGATCATTGTTAAAACAAGTAATTTGGTTGAAATTATGCATTTGGCTGCTAAGGTGATTAACGGCGGAAAGCATATTAATGACCCTAGAATTATTTATAAAAAAACAAAGAAAGTTGTCGCTAAACCAGTTAAGAATCGAATGCAGATTAACCTTGACGGTGAGTACGGTGGCGACGCTCCCATGAAGTTTGTAAACTTGAAGCAACATATTGAAATGTTCGCTAACCTAGACGATATGCCAAATAAGGCGTACACTGATGACAGTGAAGAACTAATTAACTTAGAAAAGACATTTATTGAAAATGTCGATAAGCTTCCAGATAATGATACTGATGTTAATAACTAA
- the rlmD gene encoding 23S rRNA (uracil(1939)-C(5))-methyltransferase RlmD → MKFTAPVAKNETYEVTIQDLTYEGMGVAKIEDFPIFIENALVGEKVITLITKVKKNFAFGRVDKVLVESSDRVHGIEKAYTQTGITPLQHLKYPAQLKFKQHQVQVDFDKLKIPAEVNETIGMEDPFHYRNKAQIPVRNVNGLLSTGFYKKHSHEMIPLEDFKIQDERIDKAVLIVRDILRKFQLEAYDERNHTGVIRNIMVRVGKYSGEMMIVLVTRTKKLPSVEEITRQINEQIPGLTSLIQNINPEKTNVVLGKKNVLLSGVDRIHDQLMGLDFEISANSFYQVNPVQTEKLYQLAIDKAELTKDDVVIDAYSGIGTISLSVANSVKQVYGVEVVEDAVKDAETNAKINKIKNVKFVVNKAEEQMEKWQADGLKPDVVIVDPPRKGLAESLIKSVADMNPKRVVYVSCNPATLARDVKLFGDFGYHLNQPVQPVDQFPQTVHVESVSVLEKA, encoded by the coding sequence ATGAAATTTACGGCCCCAGTTGCCAAGAACGAAACTTATGAAGTAACGATTCAAGACTTAACTTATGAAGGGATGGGTGTTGCCAAGATTGAAGATTTTCCAATCTTTATTGAAAATGCTTTAGTCGGTGAAAAGGTAATTACCTTGATTACTAAAGTTAAGAAAAACTTCGCATTCGGGCGAGTGGACAAGGTTTTAGTTGAAAGTTCAGACCGAGTTCATGGAATCGAAAAGGCATATACTCAAACTGGGATTACTCCATTACAACATTTAAAATACCCGGCACAATTAAAGTTTAAGCAACATCAAGTCCAAGTTGATTTTGATAAATTAAAGATTCCTGCCGAAGTTAATGAAACTATCGGTATGGAAGATCCATTCCATTACCGAAACAAGGCTCAAATTCCGGTTAGAAATGTTAATGGATTGCTATCAACTGGTTTTTACAAGAAACATTCACACGAAATGATTCCGTTAGAAGACTTTAAGATTCAAGACGAAAGAATCGATAAAGCAGTCCTAATCGTGCGTGACATTCTTCGTAAGTTCCAATTAGAAGCTTATGATGAACGTAATCATACTGGAGTTATTCGGAATATTATGGTGCGAGTTGGTAAGTACTCTGGCGAAATGATGATTGTGTTAGTTACCAGAACTAAAAAGTTGCCTAGTGTCGAAGAAATCACCCGACAAATCAACGAACAAATTCCTGGTTTGACTAGTTTGATTCAAAATATCAATCCTGAGAAGACTAACGTAGTGTTAGGCAAAAAGAATGTTTTATTAAGCGGTGTTGATCGAATTCATGATCAATTAATGGGATTAGACTTTGAAATTTCAGCTAACTCATTCTATCAAGTTAATCCGGTACAAACTGAAAAGTTGTATCAATTAGCAATTGATAAGGCTGAATTGACCAAGGATGATGTTGTTATCGATGCTTATAGTGGTATTGGTACCATTTCATTGTCTGTTGCTAATTCAGTGAAGCAAGTTTACGGTGTCGAAGTAGTTGAAGACGCTGTGAAAGATGCTGAAACCAATGCTAAAATCAACAAGATCAAAAATGTTAAGTTTGTTGTTAACAAAGCAGAAGAGCAGATGGAAAAATGGCAAGCTGACGGTTTGAAACCGGATGTTGTTATTGTTGATCCGCCACGTAAGGGCCTTGCTGAATCATTGATTAAGAGTGTTGCTGACATGAATCCTAAACGTGTAGTTTATGTATCATGTAATCCTGCTACGTTGGCTCGTGACGTTAAGTTATTTGGCGACTTCGGTTATCATCTTAATCAACCGGTTCAACCAGTGGATCAATTCCCACAAACAGTTCACGTTGAAAGTGTTTCTGTTTTAGAAAAAGCTTAA
- a CDS encoding DUF1304 domain-containing protein, which yields MSIIIKILGTLVALEYFYILYLETFATASKLTAKVFNQTQEELRRPTVNTLLKNQGVYNGLIGGLIFLAIFLYGSQPALMLLMIYTVLVAIYGGITSNPKIILLQGGVAMITLIAILLGL from the coding sequence ATGAGCATTATTATCAAAATATTGGGCACTTTGGTTGCTTTGGAATACTTTTATATTTTATACCTTGAGACATTTGCCACGGCATCTAAGCTTACGGCTAAAGTTTTTAACCAAACACAAGAGGAACTACGACGGCCTACTGTTAATACATTATTAAAAAATCAGGGTGTGTATAACGGTTTGATTGGCGGTTTGATATTCTTAGCAATCTTTTTATATGGCAGTCAACCAGCATTGATGCTTTTGATGATCTATACGGTGCTAGTTGCTATTTATGGCGGAATTACTAGTAATCCTAAGATTATTTTATTGCAGGGTGGCGTGGCGATGATCACGTTGATTGCTATCTTGTTGGGACTATAG
- a CDS encoding MIP/aquaporin family protein, whose protein sequence is MKKFLAEFFGTMILVLLGTGTVVIAKGDVLAIGLAFGLAITISAYSFGAVSGGHFNPAVTTAMWINHKIDLPNAIGYIVSQFVGAIVGSAFVLYFVKSLGLPSTSLGQNDFPNISSLTAIIVEILITFIFVTIILLVTSDKFGNPNMAGLIIGIALAFLIIIALNLTGGSLNPARSFGPAIFAGGSALSHYWVFLVAPEIGAILAAFVARYFEN, encoded by the coding sequence ATGAAAAAATTTCTTGCAGAATTTTTTGGTACGATGATCCTAGTTTTACTAGGAACTGGTACCGTAGTTATCGCCAAGGGTGATGTTTTAGCAATTGGACTTGCCTTTGGATTAGCAATCACTATTTCAGCATACTCATTTGGTGCTGTTTCTGGTGGTCACTTTAACCCCGCTGTTACAACCGCAATGTGGATCAATCATAAGATTGATTTGCCTAACGCAATTGGTTACATCGTTTCCCAATTTGTTGGTGCAATCGTTGGTTCTGCCTTCGTGTTGTACTTCGTTAAATCTCTTGGTTTACCAAGTACTTCTCTAGGTCAAAATGATTTTCCTAATATTTCTTCTCTCACAGCCATTATTGTGGAAATCTTGATCACATTCATCTTTGTAACTATTATTTTGTTGGTTACTAGTGATAAATTTGGCAACCCAAACATGGCAGGATTAATCATCGGAATTGCTCTTGCATTCTTGATTATCATTGCCTTGAACTTAACTGGTGGTTCATTGAACCCTGCTAGATCATTTGGGCCAGCAATCTTCGCTGGTGGTTCAGCTCTATCACATTACTGGGTATTCCTAGTAGCTCCAGAAATTGGTGCTATCTTAGCTGCTTTTGTTGCAAGATACTTTGAAAATTAA